Sequence from the Streptomyces sp. NBC_00440 genome:
CGTCCGCACGGGAGATCGGGATGCCCGTCCTGCTGAAGCCGTCGGCGGGCGGCGGCGGCAAGGGGATGCACCTGGTCCGCGACGAAGCGCTGCTGGCCGACGAGATCGCATCGGCCCGGCGCGAGGCGCGGTCCTCGTTCGGCGACGACACCCTGCTGGTGGAGCGGTGGATCGACCGCCCGCGCCACATCGAGATCCAGGTCCTCGCGGACGCCCACGGGAACGTGGTGCACCTGGGTGAACGCGAGTGCTCCCTCCAGCGCCGCCACCAGAAGATCATCGAGGAGGCGCCGTCGGTCCTGCTGGACGAGGCGACGCGGGCCGCGATGGGTGAGGCCGCGGTCCAGGCCGCGCGCAGCTGCGGATACACGGGCGCGGGCACGGTGGAGTTCATCGTCCCGGGCGGCGACCCGTCCTCGTACTACTTCATGGAGATGAACACCCGCCTCCAGGTGGAGCACCCGGTGACCGAGCTGATCACCGGCCTCGACCTGGTGGAGTGGCAGCTGCGGGTCGCCGCGGGAGAGCGACTGCCGTACGAGCAGAAGGACATCGTGCTCACCGGGCACGCCATCGAGGCGCGGGTCTGCGCGGAGGACCCGTCGCGCGGCTTCCTGCCGTCGGGCGGCACGGTGCTGGCGCTGCGCGAACCGCAGGGGCACGGCGTACGGACCGACTCGGGCCTCAGCGAGGGCGTGGAGGTCGGCAGTCGCTACGACCCGATGCTGTCGAAGGTCATCGCGTACGGCCCGGACCGCGCGACGGCGCTGCGCAAGCTGCGGGCGGCGCTGGCCGGCACGGTCACCCTGGGCGTCCCGACCAACGCGGGCTTCCTGCGGCGACTGCTGGCCCATCCGGCGGTGGTCGCGGGCGAGCTGGACACCGGTCTGGTGGAGCGGGAGGCGGACGGCCTGGTGCCGGACACGGTGCCGCCCGAGGTGTACACGGCGGCGGCCGCGGTACGGGCGGCCGGGGCGGCTCCGGAACCGGACGCCGGCGGCTGGACCGACCCGTTCTCGGCGCCGAGCGGCTGGCGGCTGGGCGGCCCCGCCCTGCCGGTGACCCGGTGGCTTCAGATCACCGGGCACGAGGCAGTACTGACCGGGGGCGCGGGCCGGGTCACACCGGACACGGTGACGGTCACGGTCGACGGGACCGTGCACACCTTCCACCACGCCGGGGACTGGCTCGGCCGGGACGGCGACGCCTGGCACGTCCAGGACCACGACCCCGTACAGACCACGCTGGACGCGGCGGCGGGCCGCGGCGGCGCCGGTTCGCTCACCGCGCCGATGCCGGGCACGGTCACCGTGGTCAAGGTCGCCACCGGGGACCAAGTGGTCGCCGGTCAGGGCCTGTTGGTGGTCGAGGCGATGAAGATGGAGCACGTGATCACCGCCCCGCACGCGGGCACCGTCACCGAACTGGACGTCGCCCCCGGCACGACGGTCGCGATGGACCAGGTGCTGGCGGTCGTCACCCCGGCCGACGCCCTGGATGTCCCGGCCGGCACCCCGGCAGACGTCCCGAACGGGACCCCCGCCGACGTCCCGGACGACATCCCGGCCGGAATCCCGGCCGACGTCCTCCCGGGCAGCATCCCGATCGGCGACCCGGCCGGAATCCCGCAGGAGGAGTCATGACCAACGGCCTGCCCATGTCCGTACCGGCGGAGGGGCTTCCGGCCCGGGTCCGTATCCACGAGGTCGGCGCCCGCGACGGGCTGCAGAACGAGAAGACGGTCGTACCGACCGAGGTGAAGGCGGAGTTCATCCACCGCCTGGCCGACGCGGGGCTGACGACCATCGAGGCGACCAGCTTCGTGCGCCCCGAGTGGGTGCCCCAACTGGCCGACGCCGAGCAGCTGTTCCCGCAGCTCGCGGATCTACGGGGCGTGGACCTGCCGGTCCTGGTGCCGAACAGCCGCGGCCTCGACCGCGCACTGGAGCTCGGGGCCCGCCGGATCGCGGTCTTCGGCAGCGTGACGGAGTCGTTCGCCAAGGCCAATCTGAACCGCACCGTGGACGAGTCGCTCGCCATGTTCACGCCGGTCGTCGCGAAGGCCCGCGCGGCGGGACTGCACGTGCGCGGCTATCTCTCGATGTGCTTCGGCGACCCGTGGGAGGGGCCGGTCCCGGTCGACCGGGTGGTCGGGGTCGCCCGGCGCCTGCTGGACCTCGGCTGCGACGAGCTGAGCCTCGGCGACACCATCGGGACGGCGACGCCCGGCCACGTACAGGCCCTGCTCACCGGCCTCAACGAAGCCGGCGTCGGCACCGATTCGCTCGGCGTCCACTTCCACGACACGTACGGCCAGGCGCTCTCCAACACCCTGGCCGCACTCCAGCACGGCGTGACCACGGTGGACGCGTCGGCGGGCGGGCTCGGCGGCTGCCCGTACGCGAAGTCCGCCACCGGCAATCTCGCCACCGAAGACCTCGTCTGGATGCTCGAAGGACTCGGCATCGAGACCGGCGTCGACCTCGGCCGCCTCACCGACACCAGTGTGTGGATGGCCGGACAACTGGGCCGACCCAGCCCGTCCCGCACCGTACGCGCCCTCTCCCACCAGGAGCAGTAACGATGGACCACCGTCTGAGCACCGAACTCGAAGAACTCCGCCGCACGGTCGAGGCGTTCGCACACGATGTGGTCGCCCCGAAGATCGGCGACTTCTACGAGCGCCATGAGTTCCCGTACGAGATCATCCGCGAGATGGGCCGGATGGGCCTGTTCGGGCTGCCGTTCCCGGAGGAGTACGGCGGGATGGGCGGCGACTACTTCGCCCTGGGCATCGCCCTGGAGGAGCTGGCCCGCGTCGACTCGTCGGTGGCGATCACCCTGGAGGCGGGCGTCTCGCTGGGCGCGATGCCGGTCTTCCGCTTCGGCACGGAGGAGCAGAAGCGTGAGTGGCTGCCCCGGATGTGCTCGGGCGAGATCCTGGGCGCGTTCGGCCTGACAGAGCCGGAGTGCGGCTCGGACGCGGGCGGCACCCGCACCACTGCGGTGCGCGACGGTGACGACTGGGTGATCAACGGCTCCAAGTGCTTCATCACCAACTCCGGTACGGACATCACGGGCCTGGTCACGGTCACCGCGGTCACCGGCCGCAAGCCGGACGGCCGCCCGCACATCTCCGCGATCATCGTCCCCTCGGGTACCCCCGGCTTCACGGTGGCGGCGCCGTACTCGAAGGTCGGCTGGAACGCGTCGGACACCCGCGAGCTGTCGTTCTCGGACGTCCGGGTCCCCGCGGCGAACCTGCTCGGCGAAGAGGGCCGCGGTTACGCCCAGTTCCTGCGCATCCTCGACGAGGGCCGGGTGGCGATCTCCGCCCTGGCGACGGGCCTGGCGCAGGGCTGTGTGGACGAGTCCCTGGCGTACGCGAAGCAGCGCCACGCGTTCGGCCGCCCGATCGGCGACAACCAGGCCATCCAGTTCAAGATCGCGGACATGGAGATGAAGGCCCACACGGCGCGTGTCTCGTGGCGGGACGCGGCGTCACGGCTGGTGAGCGGCGACCCGTTCAAGAAGGAGGCGGCGCTGGCGAAGCTGTACTCCTCGACGGTGGCGGTGGACAACGCCCGCGAGGCGACACAGATCCACGGCGGGTACGGCTTCATGAACGAGTACCCGGTGGCCAGGATGTGGCGCGACTCCAAGATCCTGGAGATCGGCGAGGGCACGAGCGAGGTCCAGCGGATGCTGATCGCACGGGAGTTGGGGCTGCCTACGGGGTGAGGTCCGCCCTGGGGTCTTGTGTGTGCCGGGGGGCCGTACGGTGCTGAAGAGTCCGTACGGCCCGCCCGGCCGACCGTGGTGACGCAGCCGTCCTCATGGGGCGAGGCCGGTGGAGGAGAGGCCGGTGAAGGAAGGCGCGCGCTTCTCAAGGAACGCGCGGATTCCCTCCTGTCCGTCGGCGGAGTCGAAGAGCCGTCCCAGAGCGGACTGTTCGGCCGAGAGGGCCGCGCTCAGCTCCTGCGCCACCCCGCCGTCGATGATCCGCTTGGCTTCGCGGACCGCGAGAGGGGCCCTGACCGCGAGGGAAGCGGCGAACTCGACGGCGCGTGACTGCAAGGCTCCCGGCTCGGTGATCCCGGTCAGCAGGCCGTGCCGGAAGGCCTCGTCCGGGCGCATACGGCGACCGGTCATCACGAGTTCCTTGGTGAGACGTGTCCCGGCCGCTCGCGCCAGCCGCTGGGTGCCGCCGCCTCCCGGTATCAGGCCCAGCGTGACCTCCGGCAGGGCGAATCGGGCCCGCTCCGATGCCATGATGAAGTCGCAGCAGAGCGCCACCTCGAACCCACCGCCGAAGGCGTAACCGTTCACGGCGGCGACGGTCGGCTGCGGCAGTCCTTCGAGGGCGTCGAACACCTCGCGCGATGTCCGCTGGTACGCCATGAAGGCTTCGGTGCTCACCTCGAAGTACTCGCCCACGTCAGCGCCCGCGATGAACCCGCGGCCGGTGCCGGTGAGGACAACGGAACGGATCCCCGGGTCCTGCCGGATCCGGGCGACCTGCTCGCCGAGCGCCACGACGAGCCCACCCGACAGCGCACCCAGCTTGTCCTCCCGGTCGATCCGCAGCACGCGCACGGCGCCCGCGCCGGCGACTGTGTGGTCCTGGACTGCGTGATCCTGGACTGCGAGATTCGGGTGGGGATACCCAACCGGCCCTGCCGTCACCGTGGGTGGCTCCTGCTGAGCACTCATCGGGCGTCACCGACCAGGTTCGCCAGGCTCACGTCGTCGAGCACCTCACCGAAGACAGCGGCGGTGTGCTCACCGATCCGTGGCGGCGCGAGGCGCTGCCGCCACGGCGTACCACTGAGCGAGACCGGGCAGCCGACGAGCTCGATCGGGGTGCCGGCCGGACCGTCGACGGTCACCAGCAGATCCGACCCCTGTTCCCGCAGTTCGTCCACGGCTTCCTTGGTACTGCGCACCCTTGCCGCCCAGACCCCGGCCGGGAGCAGCACGTCGAGCCAGTGCTGAGCGGTGTTCGTCCGGATGATCGCCTCAAGTGCGTTCTTGGCCCCGTCGCGCTCGGTCCAGGCGTCGAAGTCGGCGATGCCGGCGACCCCGACGGCCGAGGCGACCGTCTCCAGGGGTGCCATCGCGATCGCCATCCAGCCGTCGCTGGTCTCGTAGATTCCGAACGGGGCGGACAACCACGACTGTCCGATGCCGGAGCCCGACCGCCGGTACTCGGCGCCCTGGTTCACGAATGCCGAGATCTCCTGGCACTGCATCGCGATGGCCGTCGAGTACAGATCCACTTCCACCCGCTGGCCGATGCCGTGGGTGCTGCGGGCGATGATGGCGGCCATGATGCCGTTGGCGAGGGTGAGCGCGGTGGCGTGATCGACGATGGCCGTACCGGCCGGGGTCGGCGGATCGATGTCGCGTCCCGTCGATGCGGCAAGGCCCGACATCGACTGGATGAGCAGGTCCTGGCCGGGCCTGCCCTCCCTGGCGAAGCTGGTGTCCTGGCCCCAGCCGGAGCCCGAGCAGTAGATGATGTCGTCCCTGACTGCCTTGAAGTCCGCGTAACCGAGGCCGAGCCGGTCCATCACACCGGGGCGGAAGTTCTCGACGACCACGTCGCAGGTCGCGGCGAGCTTCAGCAACGCGTCCTTGGCCCGGGGATCCTTGAGGTCGAGGGCCACGGAACGCTTGTTGCGGTTCATCGCGAGGAACGCCGCCGACTCCCCGTCGACGTACTCGCCCATCATGGCGAGGTCCCGCTCCCATTCCCCTTCCGGCCGCTCGACCTTGATGACGTCGGCGCCGAGGTCGGCCAGGAGCTGGGTGGCGAAGGGGCCGAGCATCATCTGTGTGAAATCGAGAACGCGGATGGCGTCAAGCGCTTGCATGTCTCAGTGTTCCTCTCGGTCGGGCGGGGCGGGCGTGCCGTACGGGTCGGTTGGGTCGTACGGGCCGGACAGGCCGGACAGGCCGGACAGGCCGGACAGGCCGGACAGGCCGGACAGGCCGGACAGCAGGTGTCGCAACGCCTTGCGGTCGGTCTTTCCGGCGGCGTTGCGGGGAATTTCCGGGATCCGGTGCACCGCTACGGGCTTCTTGTAGCCCGCGATGGCCGATCTGCAGGCGCGGTTGATGCCCGCGAGGATCACGTCCCGGTCGGCTACGTCGTCAGCGGCGCCCCATCGGTCGCCGTCGAGTACCACCGCAGCGGTGACGCCCTCGCCCCACACCGGGTGGGGCATCCCCACCACCGCGACGTCACGGATCCCGGGGACCCCGGCGATCACTCGCTCGACCTCGGCGGGGTGGACGTTGAACCCCCCGGTCACGATCATGTCGCTGGAGCGGCCGTTGAGGTGCACATAGCCGTCCGGGTCCAGGTGCGCCAGATCGCCGGTCCTGAACCAGCCGTCGGAGAGCACCGCGGCGGTCAGCTCCGGCCTGTTCCAGTAACCGGTCATCACCGTGTCGCTCCGGACCACGATCTCTCCGTCTACGAGGCGCAGTTCGACTCCGGTGGAGACCCGGCCCGCGGAAGCCAGCCGCCCGGGGACCCCCGTGGCGTGGTCGGCCGGCGACAGCACCGTGAGCGGCGCCAGCGCTTCGGCCAGCCCGTAGAACTGGGTGAGAGCACCGGGAAAGAGCTTCTCGGCCAGCGCGAGCGATTCGGCGCTGATGGGCGAGCCGCCGTACGGAACGACCCGGACGCCGCGCAGCGGGCCGGCCACTCCGACGGCGGCATGTGCCAGCCGTTCGAGCATGATCGGCGCGAGTGGCAGGACCGTCACTCCGTACCTCTCGACGGCCTCAAGGACCGCACGGGGTTCGAACCGGGACATCGTCACCGTGGCCGCCCCGTTCACAGCGCAGTCGAGGCCGATCGATCCGCCGAAGTGACTCATCGGGGCGACCGCCAGGACGACGTCGCCAGGTCCGGCCAACGGCAGCGCACGAAGCGCCCGGCGGGTCTGCGCCACCCAGGTCCGGTGTGTCACGACGGCGCCCTTGGGCCGGCCCGTGGTCCCCGAGCTGTACATCAGCATCGCGATGTCGGAGGGGGCCGGCGCAGGCCAGGGTGCGCCGGCACGTGAGGCTGTGGGCCGCGGGGTTACGGGAGGCGACGGGGGCGAGGCCGCCAACGAGGCCGGAGTGAGCGTCGCGGGCGGCAGGCCGGGATGCGGCGTTCCGTCCGCGCAGCCGATCACGACCGCGGCGGACTCCACAGCGGTGAGAGCCGCACCGATCTCCTCCGCCGCCCCGGGGGAGCAACACACCGCACGGGCACCGCAGTCGAGCGCGATGTCGGCGATCTCCCGTGCGTGCAGGCGCGGGGAGAGCGCGACCCGGACGAGCCCGGACCCGAGCACGGCCCGGTCGAGGATCCGGAGCACCATGCTGTTCGGCAGGGCGAGCACGACCCGGTCGCCGAAGGCGGCACCGTGCTCGACCAGGTGAGCAATGGCAGCCCCCGCGAGTTCGGCGACCTCCGAGAACGTCAGCCAGTCGCACGGCCGGCCCGGCCCGGTCGGGGCCGACCGCAGGGCCGGACGGTCGCCGTAGGCGGACTCGGCCAGCGCGAACTGCTCTGCAACTGTGGACGATTGATGGAACGTCACATCAGTCGGGTCCGTGTGGTCCGAAGGGGCAGCAGGGGCAGCAGGGGCAGCAGGATCCGTAAGGTCGAATTCAGGCCTGGACATGCACGCGCCACAGCTTTCCGAGTTCGGCCACGATCTCGCGTCGCCCCACACCGTTCAGGACGCCACGGTGCAGCGCGTCCGCCGCTGCCCGCTGATAGGAGGGGTATCCGGGCGACCGGGGGCGCAGGAAGGAGCGGTCCATGGTGGCGAGGGTGTCGCGGTAGAAGTGCGTGACCTGGGCGTTGACGTCCTCGTCCGTCCAGACCGACCGGCGGCCCGCCTGCCCTCCGGCGTCGCGCGAGAGTCCGCCCTGCACCTTCGCCGACGTCACGAAACGTACGAAGGCGGCGGCCTCCCGGCCGGAGTCCGCATGTGCCGAGACGGCGAGACCCACCCCGCCCGTCAGAGTGCCGACAGGGTCATCACCCACGCGCGGTGCGTCACTGAACGCCACGAGCTCACCGCGCGCACCGGGCCGGGCGTAGGTGATGTAGCCGAACACCAACGGTGTGTACATGGCCGGATCGCCGGACCTGGCCAGGCGTTCGAGCACGGTGATCGGATCGCTCCGCAGCGACTCGGGGGCACACAGCGGCAGCAGACGGAGCGCCCTGTCGACGGCTTCGTCCAGCACCGCGGGTTCGATACCGCCGTCACCCCACCAGTCCGGGCGACCGTCACCACTCCGGCGCCAGCCGTCACGCGGGCCGACCGCGGTGTTGGAGACGGCCTCGCACAGCGACAGGACCGTGCCCCACAGATGGGTCGGATTCGCCGCCAGCAGCACGGACTCCCGTCCGCAGCGCCGTGCGAACGCGGCCACGGCGTCCCATCGGCCGGGTATCCCCGCCGGGTCGACCGCCCCTGCGCGATGGGCGCTGACCATGCAGGCGGCATCCACCGCACCGCCCCACTGACGGCCCTTCCAGTGGTAGCTGGAGTTGCTCGGACCGGCGGAGTCATCGGCCCGTTCGGCCAGCTCGGCGGGGAGCAGGACCGTATCGAGAGGCATCAGGGCACCGGCGGCCACCGCGTCGCCGATGAAGGGGTGGTCGAGTGCCACCAGGTCGTATCTCGCGGCCAGCTCGACCACCGACGTGTCCTCGAACTCGCGGAGCGGGCGCGCGGTCCAGTCGATCGCGACCCCCGTCAGCCGTTCGAACTCATCGCTGCCGGCCCGGAGGGCGTCAATGCCGCGTGGGTGGTCCCAGGTCATGCCTCGAAGCCGGGTCGTGCTTCGCATCAAGAGCTCCTCGTCCGGCTCGTCAGGTGCCATCCGCCGGGTCGGCTGCGCACTGCGGCCGATGGTTGGTAAAACGTGGTTGGTAAAACGCATTACCAATGTAGCTTTTTCCGCCGGCGCGAGCAAAGGGCAGACGCCGAACCCGTACGGGACACAGACCAGGGCCGCCGGATTCCGGGCACGAAGGGGCACCGGTCAGGGCTCGACAGGGGCGCCACGCACGAGGAGGGCGCCGGTCAGGAACACACGGCGCCGCGCGCTGGCCCGCGGGCGAATCCACAGGCGGATCGCGGGGCGAACCGGGAGGCGAACTCCCGCTCAGAGGGCGGGTGTTGGGGTCAGTCCGCCGCAGGCGGAGCGCTGGATTCCCGGATCACCATGACGGGCGCGGGGTCCTCGATGCTCTCGTGCCGGGCCGGTTCGTTCTCCAGCTGCTTGAGGAGAAGTGTGACCGCTCTGGCGCCGAGCTCGAACAGCGGCAGCCGGACAACAGTGAGCCGAGGCTGGAGGAAATTCGCGACGAAGACGTCATGGAGGCCGACAAGTGAGATGCCGTCCGGTACGGAGACGCCCATGTCATGGGCGGCGCTGAGAGCGCCGACCGCGGAGAGAACGTTGGCGACGAACACAGCGGTCGGCCGGTTTCGCGCGGAGAGCAGCTCGGTCATACCGCGGTAACCGTGTTCGGCGGTGTGGCCGCCGGGGAAGACGCGGGAGCGCGGTGCGTCGAGCCCGGCGGCGGCGAGAGCGTCGGCCCAGCCCTTGCGCCTGCGGAGCGCACGGCTCTGGGGGCCGTCGACCTGCAGCAGGCCGATCCGCCGGTGGCCCAGGCCGATCAGATGCGAGACCGCCAGGTGCGCCGCCGCGTAGTCATCGACGGCCACGCTGCCGATGGCCCCTCGGGTGCGGTCGTTGAGCAGTACGGTCGGCACCTGGCCGGACGCGATCTTCGACACCAGTGCGTCGGAAGCGGTACCGGCCCGCTGCAGGAGCAGCCCGTCGATCGCACCGCTGGAGACCACACGCTTGAACATCACGTCGTCCGTGGCGAGAGCGTCCACGTCCGACAGCATGAGGGCGTAACCGGCCTTCGTCGCCTCGGCCTGGGCGCCCGCGATGATCTCGCTGTAGACGGGGTTGCTCGCGTCGTGCACTGCCAGGCCGATCACACCGACCTTGGCCTTGCGCAGCGCCCTGGCGGCGTAGTTCGGCGTGTATTCCAGTTCGGCGGCCGCTTCCCTGACCCGCCGCTTGGTCTCGTCCCGTACGCGGAGGGTCTCGTCACCGTTCAGCAGTCGGGACACGACGCCGACCGATACGCCGGCCCGCTTCGCTACGTCGACGAGAGTGGCCATTGCGTGTGTTCCTCCCCGGGGCTGACACACACACTAGCTTGATCCAAGCCCTGACCTTCCGGGACCGGCGTTCAGGGACCGGCCACCAGGGACCGGCCTTCAGCGCCCGCCATCGCCGACCGGCCGTCTCACACCCGGGCGCCGGCCGGCCTCGCGTCGGGGAGAAGCGCGCGATGGCGCATGTGCACGGAGATTCCGACGAGCCCGGCGACCGCCAGCGCCTCCAGGCCGATCAGATAGAACGCCGGCGAGAGCAGATTGCCGCTCGACGAGACGAGGGCGGTGACGATGTACGGCGCGAACCCACCGAACGCGGCGTTGGCGACGGAGTAGACGATCGAGAGATACGAGTTGCGCACGTTGTCGGGGGCGAGCTCGGACAGCATCGCGGGCGTCGGCCCCGCGGTGAGCCCGAGGAAGCCGGCGAAGAGAATGACCGCGACTCCGATGCTGAAGGCTCCCCCGTGGATGAGGAGTTGGTAGCAGGGGACGGCGACCACGGCCAGACCGATCGCGCCGCCCATCATCACCTTCCACCGCGCCACCCGGTCGGAGAGCCACCCGCCGAGGACGATGAATCCGGCGTACGCGGTCAGCCCGCAGAGTGAGGCGGTGAGTCCCTCGGACAGTTTCCTGTCGAGAACGCCTTCGAAGAAGGCCGGGAGGAACTGAAGCGTGACGTATCCCCCGGCCGTCCATGACACGATCGCCCCCGTTCCCGCGATGATCATGCGCCAGTGGCCACGGAAGACCTCCTTCACCGGGCTGTCAGCGACCTGCCCCTGCTCCTGCATGGCCGTGAAGGAGGGCGTCTCGTCGATGTTCCTGCGGATGTACCAGCCGCCGACACCGAGAGGAAGACCGAGGAGGAACG
This genomic interval carries:
- a CDS encoding LacI family DNA-binding transcriptional regulator, coding for MATLVDVAKRAGVSVGVVSRLLNGDETLRVRDETKRRVREAAAELEYTPNYAARALRKAKVGVIGLAVHDASNPVYSEIIAGAQAEATKAGYALMLSDVDALATDDVMFKRVVSSGAIDGLLLQRAGTASDALVSKIASGQVPTVLLNDRTRGAIGSVAVDDYAAAHLAVSHLIGLGHRRIGLLQVDGPQSRALRRRKGWADALAAAGLDAPRSRVFPGGHTAEHGYRGMTELLSARNRPTAVFVANVLSAVGALSAAHDMGVSVPDGISLVGLHDVFVANFLQPRLTVVRLPLFELGARAVTLLLKQLENEPARHESIEDPAPVMVIRESSAPPAAD
- a CDS encoding MFS transporter, with protein sequence MGPGKAKIVVAAAAGNFVEWYDFAIYGYFSPVLAKVFFPDSDGLNGLLATLAIFGAAFVLRPVGAVIFGHLGDRRGRRWVLSFVILTMAGATTLIGLLPSYASAGVLAPVALTVLRLVQGLSAGGEFGGAASLLFEHAPSRKRGVFGSAQAASIAVALAVSAGLGTALTAWMSDAFLHSQGWRIPFLLGLPLGVGGWYIRRNIDETPSFTAMQEQGQVADSPVKEVFRGHWRMIIAGTGAIVSWTAGGYVTLQFLPAFFEGVLDRKLSEGLTASLCGLTAYAGFIVLGGWLSDRVARWKVMMGGAIGLAVVAVPCYQLLIHGGAFSIGVAVILFAGFLGLTAGPTPAMLSELAPDNVRNSYLSIVYSVANAAFGGFAPYIVTALVSSSGNLLSPAFYLIGLEALAVAGLVGISVHMRHRALLPDARPAGARV
- a CDS encoding acetyl/propionyl/methylcrotonyl-CoA carboxylase subunit alpha — its product is MFDSVLIANRGEIAVRVIRTLRELGIRSVAVYSDADADARHVREADTAVRLGPAPAAESYLSVERLLDAAARSGAQAVHPGYGFLAENAEFAQACADAGLVFIGPPASAIALMGDKIRAKATVRAAGVPVVPGSSGSGLTDAELAASAREIGMPVLLKPSAGGGGKGMHLVRDEALLADEIASARREARSSFGDDTLLVERWIDRPRHIEIQVLADAHGNVVHLGERECSLQRRHQKIIEEAPSVLLDEATRAAMGEAAVQAARSCGYTGAGTVEFIVPGGDPSSYYFMEMNTRLQVEHPVTELITGLDLVEWQLRVAAGERLPYEQKDIVLTGHAIEARVCAEDPSRGFLPSGGTVLALREPQGHGVRTDSGLSEGVEVGSRYDPMLSKVIAYGPDRATALRKLRAALAGTVTLGVPTNAGFLRRLLAHPAVVAGELDTGLVEREADGLVPDTVPPEVYTAAAAVRAAGAAPEPDAGGWTDPFSAPSGWRLGGPALPVTRWLQITGHEAVLTGGAGRVTPDTVTVTVDGTVHTFHHAGDWLGRDGDAWHVQDHDPVQTTLDAAAGRGGAGSLTAPMPGTVTVVKVATGDQVVAGQGLLVVEAMKMEHVITAPHAGTVTELDVAPGTTVAMDQVLAVVTPADALDVPAGTPADVPNGTPADVPDDIPAGIPADVLPGSIPIGDPAGIPQEES
- a CDS encoding hydroxymethylglutaryl-CoA lyase, producing MTNGLPMSVPAEGLPARVRIHEVGARDGLQNEKTVVPTEVKAEFIHRLADAGLTTIEATSFVRPEWVPQLADAEQLFPQLADLRGVDLPVLVPNSRGLDRALELGARRIAVFGSVTESFAKANLNRTVDESLAMFTPVVAKARAAGLHVRGYLSMCFGDPWEGPVPVDRVVGVARRLLDLGCDELSLGDTIGTATPGHVQALLTGLNEAGVGTDSLGVHFHDTYGQALSNTLAALQHGVTTVDASAGGLGGCPYAKSATGNLATEDLVWMLEGLGIETGVDLGRLTDTSVWMAGQLGRPSPSRTVRALSHQEQ
- a CDS encoding class I adenylate-forming enzyme family protein produces the protein MTFHQSSTVAEQFALAESAYGDRPALRSAPTGPGRPCDWLTFSEVAELAGAAIAHLVEHGAAFGDRVVLALPNSMVLRILDRAVLGSGLVRVALSPRLHAREIADIALDCGARAVCCSPGAAEEIGAALTAVESAAVVIGCADGTPHPGLPPATLTPASLAASPPSPPVTPRPTASRAGAPWPAPAPSDIAMLMYSSGTTGRPKGAVVTHRTWVAQTRRALRALPLAGPGDVVLAVAPMSHFGGSIGLDCAVNGAATVTMSRFEPRAVLEAVERYGVTVLPLAPIMLERLAHAAVGVAGPLRGVRVVPYGGSPISAESLALAEKLFPGALTQFYGLAEALAPLTVLSPADHATGVPGRLASAGRVSTGVELRLVDGEIVVRSDTVMTGYWNRPELTAAVLSDGWFRTGDLAHLDPDGYVHLNGRSSDMIVTGGFNVHPAEVERVIAGVPGIRDVAVVGMPHPVWGEGVTAAVVLDGDRWGAADDVADRDVILAGINRACRSAIAGYKKPVAVHRIPEIPRNAAGKTDRKALRHLLSGLSGLSGLSGLSGLSGLSGPYDPTDPYGTPAPPDREEH
- a CDS encoding enoyl-CoA hydratase/isomerase family protein, which translates into the protein MSAQQEPPTVTAGPVGYPHPNLAVQDHAVQDHTVAGAGAVRVLRIDREDKLGALSGGLVVALGEQVARIRQDPGIRSVVLTGTGRGFIAGADVGEYFEVSTEAFMAYQRTSREVFDALEGLPQPTVAAVNGYAFGGGFEVALCCDFIMASERARFALPEVTLGLIPGGGGTQRLARAAGTRLTKELVMTGRRMRPDEAFRHGLLTGITEPGALQSRAVEFAASLAVRAPLAVREAKRIIDGGVAQELSAALSAEQSALGRLFDSADGQEGIRAFLEKRAPSFTGLSSTGLAP
- a CDS encoding acyl-CoA dehydrogenase family protein, whose translation is MDHRLSTELEELRRTVEAFAHDVVAPKIGDFYERHEFPYEIIREMGRMGLFGLPFPEEYGGMGGDYFALGIALEELARVDSSVAITLEAGVSLGAMPVFRFGTEEQKREWLPRMCSGEILGAFGLTEPECGSDAGGTRTTAVRDGDDWVINGSKCFITNSGTDITGLVTVTAVTGRKPDGRPHISAIIVPSGTPGFTVAAPYSKVGWNASDTRELSFSDVRVPAANLLGEEGRGYAQFLRILDEGRVAISALATGLAQGCVDESLAYAKQRHAFGRPIGDNQAIQFKIADMEMKAHTARVSWRDAASRLVSGDPFKKEAALAKLYSSTVAVDNAREATQIHGGYGFMNEYPVARMWRDSKILEIGEGTSEVQRMLIARELGLPTG
- a CDS encoding CaiB/BaiF CoA transferase family protein, which produces MQALDAIRVLDFTQMMLGPFATQLLADLGADVIKVERPEGEWERDLAMMGEYVDGESAAFLAMNRNKRSVALDLKDPRAKDALLKLAATCDVVVENFRPGVMDRLGLGYADFKAVRDDIIYCSGSGWGQDTSFAREGRPGQDLLIQSMSGLAASTGRDIDPPTPAGTAIVDHATALTLANGIMAAIIARSTHGIGQRVEVDLYSTAIAMQCQEISAFVNQGAEYRRSGSGIGQSWLSAPFGIYETSDGWMAIAMAPLETVASAVGVAGIADFDAWTERDGAKNALEAIIRTNTAQHWLDVLLPAGVWAARVRSTKEAVDELREQGSDLLVTVDGPAGTPIELVGCPVSLSGTPWRQRLAPPRIGEHTAAVFGEVLDDVSLANLVGDAR